AACCATCTATTGGGTAAAGATGGTATCATGGTTTGGGCTAACATGACATGTCAGTGTGCCATCAGCATCCAGAAAAGACTGTTTACCAAATATGAGTGTGCATTTGTGTCAGACTGTTCCCAGCTCTTCAGTTCTGGTTCCAAGTCCAGCGGCATTTACAGAATCAAACCTCATGGGAGCACGTCTCCCGTCAGAGTGCACTGTGATATGAGTGATGGAGGTGGATGGATCGTTATTCAGAGACGAATCAATGGAGCAGAGTGCTTTAACAggtgtgtgactgtatgtgACTTCTGATAACTGTGGGGAAAAGgatgaaaatatatcaaaagGTATCACTTCTTtctatgtatgtatgtatgtatgtatgtatgtatctatctatatatatctctctctatctatctgtcaGGTCATGGGCAGAGTATAAAGAAGGTTTTGGAGACATGGATACAGAACTGGGAGAGTTTTGGCTCGGAAATGACAACTTGCATTTCATCACAACACAAGGTAAGTGAGGCTTCTAAATGACAACAACATAGTTGTATTAAAAGAAGTTGACTTTAACCAACAAAAGTACAATACAATGCTAAAACTTGCTGTTAGAAAGGAACCCAGAAGCGGATGCAATTGGAAGTTCTGAAGGAAATTTATTTTAGGGCAGAGGGCTGGCAGAAGGCTGATTGGCTGGTTGTAGCTGAGAGAAGTAGTCTGAAGAATTTTGACACCGAATTAGTTTCTTAGGTTGACttgttgtttcattgtttgCAGGTGGAGAGTAATCTAAACATATTGAAAAATGTATAGGAAAACACAAGGATAAAGggtgaagggggagggggggggacatgaGAGTAACAGGGAAACACAGGAAATACACAAGGATCACAGCCAgggccattttttttaaaatcaaatttgaATTTTATGTTGTGCTGGTTTTAGCAAGCAGAGGAGCAGAATGGGGTCTGAAAGAGTGACAAATAGACTTTCTTTGAGATGAGGTGAAGAGTAAAACATTGGCCTGACGTTCATCTAAATGATGAATGTGAGTCGGTGTCTGTTGTATTAACTATTTGCTTACATGTTTGGTTATATACTTAACTCCCCCTGAACTTCCACCACCTGATTGTTTATCTGTTACAGGGAATTATACTCTGAAGATTAACATGGAAGACTTTGACGGTAACCAGCGCTATGCGGAGTACAAGGACTTCAAAGTGGCCAATGAAAAGGTGTTGACACTGCCTGACAACTAAAATGTATAATTACTGAGGAAAGTGACCTTGGGTCTCATATATGATAGACTTGGAACAAGAGCtgctaaacacaaacaaaaactgcagAGCATGTTGAGGTGCAGTGAACAATTTAGTATGCAGACATGAATTTGTTAATGATTTTCTCATCTAACAAGTCCATTAACCTTTGTAAGGAATCCTAAAAAGCTTCAAACCTATCGTTTCAACTTTACATTGATACAAGTTGACCAACTATGCTCGTCTCCCTTTACAGGATCATTACCGCCTTTACTTTGGGACTTATGTAGGTACAGCAGGGGATGCTCTGTCTGGAAGCTTTCAGGTTGGTGTGTCAGAGTGGGCCAGTCACCAGGGAATTAAATTCAGCACTTTTGACCAGGACAACGATGACTACAAAGGAAACTGTGCCCAGGAGGACAAAGGAGGCTGGTGGTTCAATAAGTATGGgttttgtgattaaaaaagtgaCTTACTGTCGATGCAAACATACACAGCAAAATgctaaacttcaaataaaaggtCATAAGGCCCAGTCCAATTGTAAGCCTGGTGTTGCTGTACATTTTGACAAACAACGGTAGGTCAAAATTAGAGGCGCCTGTGCATGCGGATCAAAAATATAAGGAGACAAAGCAGACATCTCTACAAGAAAGTCAGAATGATGCTAACATGCATACCTGTGCCTGTGAATCCACAATGCAATCACTGCCTCAGAGTCTAATGCATGATGATTAtggaaaagaataaaataaataaataaacctcaGTGAGTGACAGGAGGGACTCTGCTGCTTGAGCTGGCTTTAGAGATGGAAATACATGTTGAAATTATGGaaacaaaagtttatttttgccATCACTCATACAGCATTTGAAATACTATAAAATATAAGCCAATCTTAAGACACTCTGAATCATTAAAAAGCTCCAAAGGCCAGCACAGCGCTTGCTAGTGATGAAATTAAAAGGGGgctctccatctctccaccACAGTGCAGAGGATTGGCAGAGATGGGTTGTCTTACAAAGCAGGATTTAATTAGTGATTGTAATTAAACATGTCATTGATAACCTAATTTTGTACACAGTTAAATAGTCTTTCTTATTTTATACTCTTTCCTATCTTggctaaatataaataaaggcCCATTTCATACTTATGCCTGACCCAAAATAAAGGCAGGGTCATTTCACAgactaaagtaaattaaagtTCAGGCTAGTCTCTGAAATGTTATGGTTGTCATTCTTTACAGTCTAGAAAACtcccttctcttctttctctgtctctctctctctccaggtgcCACTCTGCTCATCTCAATGGTAATTACTACCAGAATGGCCACTACAGTGCAAAGACAGATGATGGTGTGGTTTGGTACCCTTGGAGAGGATGGTGGTACTCGCTGAAGACCACCATCATGAAACTACGTCCAACAAACTTCGAAATGGATCCCCTTGATGACCCCAATGCTGTTCATCACAGATAACTTTCCTAGAATGGACATTTGCCTAAGATTTAGTCCTCTTGGCTTGATAATTGTCATCTTAATCGGTGTGAAATCagatttgaagtttaaaaacacactgatacacagaACTGGAGTTATATTTGTCTCATATACAAGCACATTTGCACACCAAATACTAATAGAGCGGCACACTTAAGTTAAAACTTTAAAGACAAGTAGGTTATTTAGCATAGTTTCAAAGAGGTCTAGTTTAACTGACTGTCTGTTTTAGAAAATGAGTGCAAGAGGAAGCAGCCTGCATGCACAGATGTCTATTTTGGTGGAGAAAAGGAAATCTGATGTCAGTGGGTGTGCCAGGCACAGACAGAAGCATTAGTAAGACAGCTGAAAATGGCTGtaacaaaaactgaaagtttTCTTCAAACAACTGGGTGTGATAAAAGAAGCATTTGATGCAGTTATACTGGGAGTTTGACCTAATTTCATAAAGAACAGCAGAAATTGCCTACACTGTATATCACAAACAGTTCTTCATACTTCATATCACACTTACTTACAGGTTATCATTAATAGATTCAGAACATACACTAACTTCTATATCGCACCCATTTGCAATATAATCATGATTCATAGaataaaatgattcaaaaaaaaaacgtcttaaTGTCTATCAAATTAATTCTTGTTTTGCATGTGCACCATTAACTCTGAactgttgtttttcaaagtcaGGGCTAACTATACTGTACACCAATCTTCTCCACAATATATGTAagagtgatgatgtcatcctaACTGATAGGCTCATATATGCTCAGAGAGTCTCACCAAATAATTCATGATAACTTTCTTTCTAATAGCAAAGAGTCCACATCATGTGTATGGATGATTGTCCTCATAGCAAATACAGTATCTCAAACCACATACAAGTCAATTTAAAATAGCATATTAACCACCACCTGCCAATGATAATGCTTAAACGAGACGTagaagtagtttttttttaatctttttttgtcctgatatgcttcagtgttttaataCAAATAGGCTATGTTTGTTATTGTGGCAAATAATACACGTCATTAAAATAATACAACCTTTTCACGCAATAAttggtggctgtggctcagttggtagagtcatcgccttTCAAACGAAAGGTCGAGGGTCCAATCCCCAGatgggcaacatgtccaatgtgttcttgggcaagacacttaaccctgaattgctcccgctgcttcggtggcggtgtatgaatgaattaatgttgtatttactctctgatgtacatcgctttggataaaagcctctgctaagtgaattgtaacattgtaattGACAGTTGAGCAATAACAAATTAATGTAGGCCAACAAAAGATTCTGTGCATCCAAAATTTAAACTTCAAAGTCTCGTTTTGTACGGCAGCaatctgagatttaaaaaaaaaaaaaaaaaaaaaaaacaatcttcaaAGAAGGCATGATCCTTGTTTGGTTGTATGCTTGATTTAAACTCGTAGCAGTTAAGGTGGGCGGTGCTTCTCACAGTGCATCCACGAAGGGGTTTAAAATTGACGCCCCGTTCACTCGGACTGGCCTGttgtttaaaacacacaaaccctcCGTGGTTAACTCAGGCGCTGATTGGCGGACAGCCTTCACGTTCACACAGATTGTCAGTCAGCAGGAGCTCGAGGAAAATAACAGCTTGTTTTTATCAGTCGGCGATTGTTGACCAGACATTTTCTGTCACAGCGTTTTTCTACTATTAACCCCATGAACGCAAAGCATCCAATACATCCTCAGACAGAAAGGAAAGCGATAATATAGTGTTGTCATCGTAAACCTCCTTTATCGATAGGTAAGtacgctaacattagctgttgttAAATTGGATATTTAGCAAGCAAGCAAGCTAGTTAGCCAGCTGTCGCTATCACTGATTCCATAACTTAGTTGCAAGACCGCATTGTAGTTCCAATATATGTGACAGCTTACTTTAATGTGGTGTGTTTTCAGTTTTGAAAGTAGGTTA
This is a stretch of genomic DNA from Labrus bergylta chromosome 9, fLabBer1.1, whole genome shotgun sequence. It encodes these proteins:
- the fgl1 gene encoding fibrinogen-like protein 1, translated to MVGQQLQLKGLIIITACIQALCASDICSGEVARLREQEKNLRGQLQTQELLLQRLQLLNQPDTKDRAISDQSQDTQHTDCSQLFSSGSKSSGIYRIKPHGSTSPVRVHCDMSDGGGWIVIQRRINGAECFNRSWAEYKEGFGDMDTELGEFWLGNDNLHFITTQGNYTLKINMEDFDGNQRYAEYKDFKVANEKDHYRLYFGTYVGTAGDALSGSFQVGVSEWASHQGIKFSTFDQDNDDYKGNCAQEDKGGWWFNKCHSAHLNGNYYQNGHYSAKTDDGVVWYPWRGWWYSLKTTIMKLRPTNFEMDPLDDPNAVHHR